One window of Amaranthus tricolor cultivar Red isolate AtriRed21 chromosome 11, ASM2621246v1, whole genome shotgun sequence genomic DNA carries:
- the LOC130826662 gene encoding uncharacterized protein LOC130826662: MKCADDITTFNTFIQKQRLFQFLVGINDMFDKERRDLLNQEPLPSLQVAYATIRREIARRGIMTHVSSLGSSPSKIGSGLAEGCFKLIGFPEWWEEHRQRKAATKAQSRTDGKAHVVTGISTTEAPSIDTTHNTSETKMEGRETVEEKTEERKTKGMGELGHFLLMANGKCMDVHQAGPVNISSPIHLKNCLLIPNLSHKLLSISQLTKELDCTVLMTSTDCIVQDACTRMCWVYFLKHKTKVFDVFVKFYNMLGTQFQTQLKILRSDNGREYMNQKMHDFISTHGLIHQTSCPYTPQQNGVAERKNRTLLEITRALMFEAKTPAHFWPEVISTASYLTIIFPTKILQFKTPLETLRCYATIPPSHSLTPCVFGCIVYVHLSPHTRHKLEPCVVECVFLGYGVTQKGYRCFDPLHNKLYTTLDCDFFESSYYYPKSDSEHYDS, encoded by the exons ATGAAGTGTGCAGATGATATAACCACATTTAACACCTTTATTCAAAAACAAAGGCTATTCCAGTTCTTGGTCGGAATCAATGATATGTTCGACAAGGAACGTCGTGACTTACTTAATCAAGAACCATTGCCAAGTCTACAAGTAGCCTATGCCACTATCCGGAGAGAAATCGCTAGGCGTGGGATCATGACCCACGTTTCATCACTAGGATCGAGTCCCTCAAAAATCGGAAGTGGGTTGGCG GAGGGCTGTTTTAAACTCATAGGGTTCCCGGAGTGGTGGGAAGAACACCGGCAGAGGAAGGCCGCCACCAAGGCTCAGTCAAGAACCGATGGCAAGGCCCATGTTGTCACCGGCATTTCCACCACCGAGGCACCATCAATCGACACAACCCACAACACAAGTGAAACAAAAATGGAGGGAAGAGAAACAGTAGAGGAAAAGACGGAAGAGAGAAAAACAAAGGGGATGGGGGAGTTGGGACACTTTCTTCTTATGG CCAATGGAAAGTGTATGGACGTTCATCAAGCTGGGCCCGTTAATATTTCATCACCaatacatttaaaaaattgtcTTTTGATACCTAACTTGTCTCACAAACTGTTGTCTATTAGTCAATTGACTAAGGAGCTTGACTGTACTGTTCTTATGACATCTACTgattgtattgtgcaggatgcttgTACTCGTATGTGCTGGGTATATTTTCTTAAACACAAAACtaaagtttttgatgtctttgttAAATTCTATAATATGCTTGGGACGCAATTTCAAACACAACTAAAAATTCTTCGATCAGATAATGGGAGGGAATACATGAACCAAAAAATGCATGATTTTATTTCGACCCATGGCCTTATCCACCAAACTTCCTGCCCATAcaccccacaacaaaatggggttgccGAACGAAAAAATCGTACCCTCCTTGAGATCACCCGAGCCCTGATGTTTGAAGCCAAAACCCCAGCTCATTTCTGGCCTGAGGTCATTTCCACTGCTTCCTACCTCACCATTATTTTTCCTACCAAAATTCTCCAATTTAAAACACCTCTCGAAACACTTCGCTGCTACGCAACCATTCCACCTTCTCATTCCCTAACACCTTGTGTCTTTGGCTGCATTGTGTATGTTCATCTCTCTCCTCATACCCGTCACAAACTTGAACCCTGTGTAGTTGAATGTGTTTTCCTTGGGTATGGGGTCACTCAAAAGGGCTATCGGTGCTTCGATCCTCTTCATAACAAATTGTATACTACTCTAGACTGTGATTTTTTTGAGAGTTCATACTACTATCCTAAATCAGATTCAGAACATTATGATTCATAA